The Pedobacter mucosus genome window below encodes:
- a CDS encoding SusC/RagA family TonB-linked outer membrane protein, whose translation MIKRSVLKISAISLAFGITFTASAYAINVPSITPSILNELKLPLADIVIRGIVKDETGSPIPGASVRVKGSIAVAATDINGSFSITVPSESAVLIVTYVGYLPKEVTVGNQKNINIQLEPSSNALEEVAVVGFGTQRKVSLIGAQSTVDAKELKVPVASVTQSLAGRIAGVVGVQRSGEPGRSSADIWVRGIATFGGGSSAPLILVDGVTRSINNIDPEDIESFTVLKDASGTAVYGARGANGVILVKTKTGKVGKPNIFFDYNEGLSTFTKHPEALDGITYMNLANEALTGRGQAAKYSQDYINKTASGVDPLVYPNVNWMDEIFKDYSSIRRANLNASGGVENAQYYVSLAYYNEGGFLKTDDLAQYNSAMVFNRYNFTSNLNLKLTNTTKLDLGIQGYASNGNYPGETTESIFGSALDVSPVEYPVLYPGGLIPGRSSNGGFRNPYADLTRRGYRTEFANQLYSNLRLTQDLGGLVQGLTATAMVAFDGLNTNSIRRSKRESTYFLRDVNNPRKADGTLDLVTSFTSNANYLSYEPARGGSRKFYTEGAINYDRAFGKHRVGGLILGYTEDRTEPFAGDFTNSIPFRQVGIAARATYSYDDRYFFEANFGYNGSETFAPSKRYGSFPAFGIGWIPSNEKFFEPLKNTINFLKFRYSDGKTGIGDIVGRRFAYLTLVSDGVNGYQLSKNYNNPNTGGINVTDYGIDVIWASSRKQDLGMEVRTLNNNLNLIVDLFKENRTGIFLQRQSIPGYVGLTNQPYGNLGIVSNRGVDATLEYNVKAGEVNLGFRGTFTYNNDKVIEDDRPDQPYPWMSHIGDNILARYGYIADKLFDTQTEINASATPGSKASIRPGDIKYRDLNGDGLINDYDKTKIGRGDVPNKVYGFGVNISYKGFALSTFFQGVKGADIMLGGSGIFPFNGGGGLSNAYDIAVDRWTPENPRQDAFYPRLAYGEADNTNNTLESSWWVKRVNFLRLKTAQLSYNLPTSFVSKVKLKNAAVYLIGTNLATFSSWKLWDPELNTGGRANGNRYPQTATLSLGLNVKF comes from the coding sequence ATGATCAAGAGAAGTGTGCTTAAAATAAGCGCAATTTCTCTGGCCTTTGGAATAACATTTACCGCATCGGCATATGCAATAAATGTTCCTTCCATTACGCCATCAATACTTAATGAACTAAAACTCCCGCTTGCAGATATTGTAATCAGGGGTATTGTTAAAGATGAAACTGGTTCCCCAATTCCGGGAGCGAGTGTTAGGGTAAAGGGATCTATAGCCGTTGCTGCAACAGATATAAACGGCTCCTTTAGCATTACCGTCCCTTCTGAATCTGCTGTTTTAATTGTTACTTATGTTGGTTATTTACCAAAAGAAGTGACCGTTGGTAATCAAAAAAACATTAATATTCAATTAGAACCTAGCTCAAATGCTTTGGAAGAAGTTGCCGTTGTAGGTTTCGGTACACAACGGAAAGTTTCCTTAATTGGTGCACAATCTACCGTAGATGCGAAGGAGCTTAAAGTTCCTGTTGCAAGTGTTACTCAATCATTGGCAGGAAGAATTGCTGGGGTAGTTGGCGTACAAAGAAGTGGCGAACCGGGCAGAAGTTCTGCTGACATTTGGGTTCGCGGAATTGCGACTTTCGGTGGTGGTTCTAGCGCACCGCTAATTTTAGTAGATGGGGTAACAAGAAGTATTAATAACATCGATCCGGAAGATATAGAATCGTTTACGGTACTTAAAGATGCATCAGGAACTGCAGTTTATGGCGCACGTGGAGCTAACGGTGTAATTTTGGTAAAAACCAAAACAGGTAAAGTTGGCAAACCAAATATTTTCTTCGATTACAATGAAGGCTTAAGCACTTTTACAAAACATCCTGAAGCATTAGATGGAATCACTTACATGAATTTAGCCAATGAGGCATTAACGGGCAGAGGACAAGCAGCGAAATATTCACAAGATTATATTAACAAAACCGCCTCTGGTGTAGATCCGCTGGTTTATCCAAACGTAAACTGGATGGATGAGATTTTTAAGGATTATAGCAGCATCCGCAGGGCAAATTTAAATGCAAGTGGTGGTGTAGAAAATGCGCAGTATTATGTTTCATTAGCTTATTATAATGAAGGTGGGTTTTTGAAAACAGATGATCTGGCGCAATATAATTCAGCGATGGTTTTTAACAGATATAACTTTACCAGTAATTTAAACCTTAAGTTAACAAATACAACAAAATTAGATTTGGGGATTCAGGGTTATGCATCAAATGGAAATTATCCAGGCGAAACTACAGAGAGCATTTTCGGCTCGGCGCTTGATGTTTCTCCAGTAGAATATCCAGTGTTATATCCAGGTGGTTTAATTCCTGGCCGATCATCAAACGGTGGTTTTCGTAATCCATATGCAGATTTAACACGCAGAGGTTATAGAACCGAATTTGCCAATCAGCTTTATAGTAATTTAAGGCTTACACAAGATTTAGGTGGATTGGTACAGGGTTTAACAGCTACCGCTATGGTTGCTTTTGATGGATTAAATACCAACTCCATCAGAAGATCTAAAAGAGAAAGTACTTACTTTTTAAGGGATGTAAATAATCCTCGCAAAGCTGATGGCACTTTAGATTTGGTAACCTCATTTACCAGTAATGCTAATTATTTAAGTTACGAACCAGCTCGGGGCGGAAGTCGTAAATTTTATACAGAAGGTGCAATTAATTATGATAGGGCATTTGGCAAACACCGTGTTGGTGGTTTAATTTTGGGTTATACAGAAGATAGAACAGAACCATTTGCTGGCGATTTTACTAATTCAATTCCATTCAGACAAGTTGGTATTGCCGCTCGTGCTACTTATTCGTATGATGATCGTTATTTCTTTGAGGCTAATTTCGGTTATAACGGATCTGAAACGTTTGCTCCAAGTAAAAGATATGGTTCTTTCCCAGCGTTTGGTATTGGATGGATTCCATCAAATGAAAAGTTCTTTGAGCCATTAAAAAATACCATCAATTTCTTAAAATTTAGATATTCTGATGGTAAAACAGGTATCGGAGATATCGTTGGGAGAAGATTCGCTTATTTAACTCTAGTATCTGATGGTGTAAATGGTTATCAACTTAGTAAAAATTACAACAACCCAAACACGGGTGGTATTAACGTTACAGATTATGGTATCGATGTAATTTGGGCAAGTTCCAGAAAACAAGATTTAGGGATGGAAGTGAGAACGCTTAATAACAACCTAAATTTGATAGTCGATTTATTTAAAGAAAATCGCACAGGAATCTTTTTGCAACGCCAATCTATTCCGGGTTATGTGGGTTTAACCAACCAACCTTATGGCAATTTAGGAATAGTAAGTAACAGAGGTGTTGATGCTACTTTAGAGTATAATGTTAAAGCTGGCGAAGTAAATCTTGGTTTCAGGGGAACATTTACTTACAATAATGATAAGGTTATAGAAGATGATCGCCCTGATCAGCCTTATCCATGGATGAGCCATATTGGCGATAATATTTTGGCTCGCTACGGTTATATCGCTGATAAATTATTTGATACTCAAACAGAAATAAATGCCAGTGCAACTCCGGGCTCAAAAGCATCTATCCGCCCAGGCGATATTAAATATAGAGATTTAAATGGAGATGGATTAATCAATGATTATGATAAAACTAAAATCGGTCGTGGCGATGTTCCAAATAAAGTTTATGGTTTCGGCGTAAACATTTCTTACAAAGGTTTCGCATTAAGTACCTTTTTTCAAGGGGTTAAAGGCGCAGATATTATGTTAGGCGGATCTGGTATTTTTCCATTTAATGGTGGTGGCGGTTTAAGTAATGCTTATGATATTGCTGTTGATCGCTGGACTCCAGAAAACCCTCGTCAAGATGCATTTTACCCTCGTTTGGCTTATGGGGAAGCTGATAATACCAATAACACTTTAGAAAGTTCTTGGTGGGTTAAGAGAGTAAATTTTCTTCGTTTAAAAACAGCACAGCTTAGTTACAATTTGCCAACGAGTTTTGTATCAAAAGTTAAGCTTAAAAATGCTGCGGTTTATTTAATCGGAACCAATTTAGCAACATTTAGTAGCTGGAAACTTTGGGATCCTGAATTAAATACTGGTGGTAGAGCAAATGGAAACAGGTATCCACAAACAGCGACCTTATCATTGGGTTTAAATGTTAAATTTTAA